In Zhaonella formicivorans, one DNA window encodes the following:
- a CDS encoding cell wall hydrolase, giving the protein MRKYLSWKTVAVFILLAGIILSVPLLSKGQEENPSRQEGKSSVTDSVFEEEQFPDVIPTQGGWSLVKRNDEVNLLTRLVAAEATGEPYEGQVAVAAVLLNRVRHASFPNTISGVIFQPHAFESVSNGLIWRVSDLNTARRAAIDALNGWDPTYGALYFWNPYKPVSGWIWTRKIVRQIGKHVFGI; this is encoded by the coding sequence TTGCGGAAATATCTTTCCTGGAAAACAGTTGCGGTATTTATCCTGCTGGCCGGGATAATCCTGTCCGTTCCATTATTGAGCAAAGGTCAGGAAGAAAATCCTTCGAGGCAGGAGGGCAAATCTTCAGTGACGGATTCAGTCTTTGAGGAGGAACAATTTCCAGACGTTATTCCTACCCAGGGTGGTTGGTCCTTAGTCAAAAGGAACGACGAGGTGAATCTCTTGACCAGGTTAGTAGCGGCGGAAGCAACCGGAGAACCCTATGAAGGCCAGGTGGCTGTAGCTGCAGTGCTGTTAAACAGAGTCCGGCATGCATCTTTTCCAAATACCATCAGCGGGGTTATTTTCCAGCCCCATGCCTTTGAAAGTGTTTCCAACGGCCTTATTTGGCGGGTCAGCGACCTGAACACTGCCAGGAGAGCCGCCATAGATGCTTTAAACGGCTGGGATCCGACCTATGGCGCCCTGTATTTCTGGAACCCTTACAAACCGGTGAGCGGCTGGATCTGGACACGGAAAATAGTAAGGCAAATCGGAAAACACGTTTTCGGTATATAA
- a CDS encoding glycosyltransferase family 2 protein: MQSKTPLVSIILPCKNEGENVKKTLDSILSTATGMKYEIIVVDDGSQDDGVETVKNDPKYQKVNFLNSNGVGSAKARNFGAEMAKGEYLVFCDAHVFVEAFWLDRLVATFKSPEIGAVCPAIASHDNPAATGYGQLMTEKVQAQWHLNNPKEISPVAVAPGGCIVFRKKVFEEIGGFNKGFRVWGLEDLEISYRTWIMGYSCVVNPHVKVLHVFRQAHPYRVTMEDVNYNLLYMAFVHFKAERIARILDLLKNYPTFSQVLVSAIFSDAWKQRKYYSEVRKRDDDWYMEYFKVNL, encoded by the coding sequence GTGCAAAGTAAAACCCCTCTTGTTTCCATTATCTTGCCGTGTAAGAATGAAGGAGAAAATGTTAAAAAGACTTTGGATTCTATCCTAAGTACTGCTACCGGCATGAAATATGAGATTATAGTAGTTGATGACGGTTCTCAAGATGATGGTGTAGAAACTGTTAAAAACGATCCCAAATACCAAAAGGTTAATTTTTTAAATTCAAATGGTGTTGGTTCAGCAAAAGCCAGGAATTTTGGTGCAGAAATGGCTAAAGGCGAGTATTTGGTGTTTTGTGATGCTCACGTGTTTGTGGAAGCCTTTTGGCTGGATAGGCTTGTAGCCACATTTAAATCACCGGAAATTGGGGCTGTCTGTCCCGCCATTGCTTCCCACGATAATCCGGCGGCAACGGGCTATGGACAGCTGATGACAGAAAAAGTCCAAGCGCAATGGCATTTAAACAACCCAAAGGAGATTAGTCCCGTGGCGGTTGCTCCCGGGGGATGTATTGTTTTCAGAAAAAAAGTTTTTGAGGAGATTGGTGGATTTAATAAAGGATTTCGGGTCTGGGGCCTCGAAGATTTAGAAATCTCTTACCGTACTTGGATTATGGGCTATTCCTGCGTAGTGAATCCCCACGTTAAAGTTCTTCATGTATTTCGTCAGGCACACCCTTACCGGGTTACCATGGAGGATGTTAACTACAATCTTTTGTATATGGCTTTTGTACATTTTAAAGCGGAAAGGATAGCTAGAATTTTAGATTTACTTAAAAATTATCCTACTTTTAGTCAGGTTTTAGTTTCGGCTATTTTTAGCGATGCATGGAAACAGAGGAAATACTACAGTGAAGTACGTAAGCGGGATGACGATTGGTATATGGAGTATTTTAAAGTAAATTTATAG
- a CDS encoding electron transfer flavoprotein subunit beta/FixA family protein, whose amino-acid sequence MHFVVCVKQVPDTAEVRVDPKTNTLVREGVPSIINPYDAHAVEAAVQLKEIYGGKVTVICMGPPQAEEVLRRSISFGADEAILLSDRKFAGADTLATSLILTEGILKLHREQPVDLVLCGKQAIDGDTAQVGPGIAARLGWPQLTYVMKIESLDLDKKTIIVHRKLEGQREIVSATLPALLTVVKDINELRYASLPDLLRSVRFTPRIWSKDDLGLDESRIGLKGSPTAVRKIFPPPERPQGEMLKGTPREMARELVEKLVTTKIIADK is encoded by the coding sequence ATGCATTTTGTTGTTTGCGTCAAACAAGTCCCCGATACGGCTGAAGTCCGGGTCGACCCGAAAACCAATACTCTAGTCCGTGAAGGTGTACCTTCCATTATCAATCCTTATGATGCCCATGCGGTGGAAGCTGCGGTGCAGCTTAAGGAAATTTACGGCGGTAAGGTGACCGTAATTTGCATGGGGCCTCCCCAGGCGGAAGAAGTGCTCCGCCGCTCTATTTCTTTTGGCGCCGATGAAGCTATTCTTTTGAGCGATCGTAAATTTGCCGGGGCTGATACGCTGGCAACAAGTTTAATACTGACGGAAGGAATTTTGAAATTGCACCGGGAGCAACCTGTAGATTTGGTGCTGTGCGGCAAACAAGCTATTGACGGTGATACGGCCCAGGTAGGGCCGGGGATCGCAGCCCGCTTAGGTTGGCCGCAATTAACTTATGTAATGAAAATTGAGTCCCTGGACTTGGACAAAAAAACCATTATTGTGCACCGCAAGCTGGAAGGGCAACGGGAAATAGTCAGCGCTACCTTGCCCGCTTTGTTAACTGTAGTAAAGGATATCAACGAACTGCGTTACGCCAGCTTGCCTGATTTGCTCCGTTCGGTGCGCTTTACGCCCAGGATATGGAGTAAAGATGATTTAGGACTGGATGAGAGCAGGATTGGGCTTAAAGGCTCGCCTACTGCGGTACGTAAAATTTTTCCTCCGCCGGAGCGCCCCCAGGGGGAAATGCTGAAAGGCACTCCCCGGGAAATGGCCCGAGAATTGGTGGAGAAGCTGGTTACGACGAAAATAATAGCGGATAAGTAG
- the ypeB gene encoding germination protein YpeB, with amino-acid sequence MRKMLFGILAVLVLAGLVSWGFWERANKERLANALEADYQREFYNVISHVEQTRVLLGKSLVSGSPRHNILYLTEIWNRAADAQVSLAQLPFTDINLSASRKFLAQLGDYAFSLARAGANGKQLTNEDYNRLTKLYEEVGRFSADLHQMESRFNQKGFRWTRGLTGDWLRPASAEPQAPNDLSNFVEIEKRIQGLPALIYDGPFSDHLEKIEPKGLTGKEVTSSQAAGLARSFLNKGKKQGYNVVHSGTVRGKIAAYTFTFDPADAPGLITVDLSKKGGHPITMINSRTVNKATLSAAEAEAKAARFLEANGYPDMLATYTIRQGNTQVISYAYRQQGVVVYPDLVKVKVALDNGEVVGFEAFNYLMSHRQRDIPKAKLTEAEVKNKINPRVKIENIRKAIIPLDNGKEAFTYEVKGKLGNELYLIYINALTGDEEQILKVINQPEGNLAI; translated from the coding sequence ATGCGGAAGATGTTGTTTGGCATTCTGGCGGTGCTGGTGCTGGCAGGCTTGGTCAGCTGGGGGTTCTGGGAAAGAGCTAATAAGGAAAGGCTGGCCAATGCACTGGAAGCAGATTATCAAAGGGAATTTTATAATGTGATTAGCCACGTAGAACAAACTCGGGTGCTGTTGGGCAAAAGTCTTGTTTCAGGTTCCCCCCGGCATAACATCCTGTACTTAACCGAAATTTGGAATAGGGCTGCAGATGCCCAAGTTTCATTGGCACAGCTGCCTTTTACCGACATCAATCTCTCAGCCAGCCGTAAGTTTCTGGCCCAACTGGGCGATTATGCTTTTTCCCTGGCGCGGGCAGGAGCCAACGGCAAACAGCTTACCAATGAAGATTACAACCGCCTGACCAAGCTTTACGAGGAAGTGGGCAGGTTCAGCGCGGACCTGCACCAGATGGAGAGCCGTTTTAACCAGAAAGGTTTCAGGTGGACCAGGGGTCTCACCGGGGACTGGCTGCGGCCCGCCAGCGCGGAGCCGCAAGCGCCCAACGATTTGTCCAATTTCGTGGAGATTGAAAAGCGAATTCAGGGTTTACCGGCGCTGATTTACGACGGTCCCTTCTCGGATCACCTGGAAAAGATTGAACCCAAGGGGTTGACCGGAAAGGAGGTAACTTCCAGCCAGGCGGCCGGATTAGCCAGGAGTTTTTTAAACAAAGGGAAAAAACAGGGGTACAATGTTGTTCACTCCGGCACAGTACGGGGCAAAATAGCTGCCTATACTTTTACCTTTGATCCTGCCGATGCGCCGGGCCTCATCACTGTAGACCTAAGCAAAAAAGGTGGACACCCCATTACGATGATTAACAGCAGGACAGTTAACAAAGCGACCTTGTCCGCCGCTGAAGCAGAAGCCAAGGCAGCCCGTTTTCTTGAAGCAAACGGCTATCCCGATATGCTTGCTACTTACACAATCCGGCAGGGCAATACCCAGGTGATTTCTTATGCTTACCGCCAGCAAGGGGTGGTAGTCTATCCTGATTTAGTTAAGGTGAAAGTCGCTCTCGACAACGGCGAAGTAGTAGGGTTTGAAGCTTTTAACTACCTTATGTCCCACCGCCAGCGGGATATACCAAAAGCAAAATTAACCGAGGCCGAAGTTAAAAATAAAATCAACCCCAGGGTAAAAATCGAAAATATACGCAAGGCAATAATTCCCCTGGACAACGGCAAAGAGGCCTTCACCTACGAGGTTAAAGGCAAGCTGGGGAATGAACTCTACTTAATATATATCAATGCTTTAACAGGTGATGAAGAACAGATCCTCAAGGTTATTAACCAGCCGGAAGGGAACTTGGCAATATAG
- a CDS encoding carboxypeptidase regulatory-like domain-containing protein: MDNKTGKFQVRCGSDVEDVVCRMGQKCFHNIHYLCHTTRGACIPADACPFQALVSNLYIASLTRAGECAGITGTYDVRVWFTYNNGHAIAEAERTAIPFRVHIPLADVAAGCQEIVCEEGIRLETKLCATNLKLEVVEAALEAEKRETVCQGWNTRLKVIVEKEFLVFEHGLQRLCVARCVRKFAPHPLEGSSGEVCQPFVNPTVCPKLCTQDEVQKADVCDVCPPLQEKPKEDASSSPGAALLPALQGSPNRDRDMPTSPGAIKGRLMDENGNGLFMARIIASDGKQQFRARTNYKGFFLLPLYPDTYELTAMKRGYIAQTLEITLGSGEIKELELTLAPDPLSKGFRLKL; the protein is encoded by the coding sequence GTGGACAACAAAACAGGCAAATTCCAGGTGCGATGCGGGTCCGATGTGGAGGATGTTGTCTGCCGGATGGGGCAAAAATGCTTTCATAACATTCATTACCTCTGCCATACTACAAGGGGAGCTTGTATTCCGGCCGATGCCTGTCCTTTTCAGGCGCTGGTCTCCAACCTTTACATAGCCTCGCTTACCAGGGCCGGTGAATGTGCCGGAATTACAGGTACTTACGATGTACGGGTGTGGTTCACTTATAACAATGGTCATGCAATTGCTGAGGCAGAGCGCACCGCTATCCCTTTTAGGGTTCATATTCCCTTGGCCGACGTGGCTGCCGGTTGTCAGGAGATTGTTTGTGAAGAGGGCATCAGGCTGGAAACTAAGCTTTGCGCAACCAACCTGAAGCTGGAAGTGGTGGAGGCGGCTTTGGAAGCTGAGAAGCGCGAGACCGTCTGCCAGGGATGGAATACCCGCTTAAAAGTGATTGTGGAAAAAGAGTTTCTAGTTTTTGAACATGGTTTGCAGAGGTTATGCGTTGCCCGGTGTGTGCGCAAGTTTGCCCCCCATCCCTTAGAAGGGTCCTCGGGTGAAGTGTGCCAGCCTTTTGTCAACCCCACGGTATGCCCAAAACTCTGTACTCAGGACGAAGTCCAAAAGGCGGATGTTTGTGACGTATGCCCTCCTCTCCAGGAAAAGCCGAAAGAGGATGCATCCTCCTCACCCGGCGCGGCGCTTTTACCTGCGCTCCAAGGGAGCCCTAATAGAGACCGGGATATGCCCACATCGCCGGGAGCAATTAAGGGCAGGTTGATGGATGAAAACGGCAACGGGCTGTTCATGGCCAGAATAATTGCCAGCGACGGGAAACAGCAGTTCAGGGCCCGTACCAATTATAAAGGCTTTTTTCTCTTGCCCCTTTACCCCGACACCTACGAATTGACAGCAATGAAAAGGGGATACATAGCCCAAACCCTAGAGATTACTTTGGGATCCGGTGAGATTAAAGAACTGGAGTTAACTTTAGCCCCTGATCCCTTAAGCAAAGGATTTAGGCTAAAACTCTGA
- a CDS encoding SPOCS domain-containing protein yields the protein MAVNLKLVKKRVQVETVVGEYTSQVTLKGELTFPVEVKKIKDVHAEITNLAAKPLKDKLLIEGKLHKQVTWVPEAGGRHDGVEYEAGGVYDLPVVETFSHFMDFSGCTPECAVTVDARVEFVDQAEKTEGGDDSPTVWRQDVTIELFVRVSRVSNAHVITDVLAPGMALNIVKDKCIVESVVGQASKQVKAVADIEFPREVAKIKVVQAKVKDIATEVVADRIEVSGQLHQQIFYIEEGTGRMFETSVDEEWTAPIELPGARPGMDVTADAMVECAEVELKPDIKNQARRTAIIKIAVKAMADLPLEFVKDVTGPNIRTVKGVLKCENVVGSATSQVDIQRDITFQQPVKKIMSADAKVKFKRKDTRVVPDQVVVEGILHKQIFFVGLCDDAVWEKSLDEPFSTFVDIPGAQPGMNVAVKGRVENVDLIPPDYPEKCCENFEPEKYSWDQAAVVEVKAKVTQTREIGIILDVTGEAAVLPAEEYVRAVVDRPSIRFYKIQPGDTFWKLAERYGTTVEAIMELNPCLDPQNLQIGTIMKIPCGVPGAVSPQSSVISRQQF from the coding sequence TTGGCTGTTAACCTGAAACTGGTAAAAAAAAGAGTACAGGTTGAAACAGTTGTGGGCGAATATACCAGCCAGGTTACTTTAAAAGGAGAACTTACATTTCCGGTTGAAGTAAAGAAAATAAAAGATGTCCATGCTGAGATCACAAATTTAGCGGCCAAGCCGCTTAAGGACAAACTACTTATTGAGGGGAAATTACATAAGCAGGTTACCTGGGTACCCGAGGCCGGCGGGCGCCACGACGGAGTGGAATATGAGGCCGGGGGAGTGTACGACCTGCCGGTGGTTGAAACTTTTTCCCACTTTATGGATTTTTCCGGGTGTACACCGGAATGTGCTGTAACCGTTGACGCCAGGGTGGAGTTTGTTGATCAGGCGGAAAAAACCGAAGGGGGGGACGATAGCCCTACGGTTTGGAGGCAGGATGTTACCATTGAACTGTTTGTACGAGTTAGCAGGGTTAGCAATGCCCATGTAATTACCGACGTGTTAGCGCCGGGAATGGCTCTGAATATTGTCAAAGACAAGTGTATCGTGGAAAGTGTGGTTGGCCAGGCGTCTAAGCAGGTTAAGGCAGTGGCCGATATTGAATTCCCGCGGGAAGTAGCCAAAATAAAAGTTGTACAGGCCAAGGTGAAAGATATAGCTACAGAAGTCGTGGCGGATAGGATAGAAGTTTCAGGGCAACTGCATCAGCAGATTTTCTATATCGAAGAGGGCACTGGACGGATGTTTGAAACCAGTGTCGACGAAGAGTGGACTGCACCAATCGAACTGCCGGGAGCCCGGCCCGGCATGGATGTGACAGCGGACGCTATGGTGGAGTGCGCGGAAGTTGAACTGAAACCCGATATCAAAAATCAAGCCCGTCGGACAGCAATTATTAAAATAGCCGTTAAAGCCATGGCGGATCTGCCTCTGGAATTTGTCAAGGATGTAACCGGCCCCAACATCAGGACAGTCAAAGGTGTTCTGAAGTGTGAAAATGTGGTGGGTTCGGCCACCAGTCAGGTGGATATCCAGAGAGACATAACTTTCCAGCAGCCCGTCAAAAAAATAATGAGTGCCGATGCCAAAGTGAAGTTCAAAAGAAAAGATACCAGGGTGGTGCCCGATCAGGTAGTTGTGGAAGGCATCCTACATAAGCAGATCTTTTTTGTTGGTCTGTGTGATGATGCGGTTTGGGAGAAATCACTGGATGAGCCTTTTTCAACTTTTGTCGATATCCCCGGCGCCCAACCGGGCATGAATGTGGCGGTAAAGGGCAGGGTGGAAAATGTGGATTTGATACCGCCCGATTACCCGGAAAAATGCTGCGAGAATTTTGAACCGGAAAAGTATTCCTGGGATCAGGCGGCGGTGGTGGAAGTAAAGGCCAAAGTAACACAGACAAGGGAAATCGGCATTATATTGGATGTAACCGGCGAGGCTGCCGTTTTACCAGCCGAAGAATATGTGCGGGCAGTGGTGGACCGTCCCAGCATCAGGTTTTATAAGATTCAGCCGGGGGATACTTTCTGGAAACTGGCAGAGCGTTACGGCACCACGGTGGAGGCAATTATGGAGCTTAACCCTTGCCTTGATCCGCAAAACCTTCAAATTGGCACTATAATGAAAATTCCCTGCGGCGTCCCTGGCGCCGTTAGTCCCCAGTCATCAGTCATCAGTCGCCAACAGTTTTAG
- a CDS encoding glycosyltransferase, whose translation MQIAVVPAQNEEKRIQTVLINLLSLPLDKIVAVINGSEDQTLERVLAIGNPKIEALYFQEKLGLDVPRAIGAKRALELDADLVLFHDGDMVGHFNNNLLELIEGVKQGLDVALTDCYPVPPQNNALVNELLACRKMLNEKLDWLGQLGLANPSHGPHVLSRKALYTIPLYELAVPPMILAYARLYNLKVGIATQIPHQELGSSIRGVLHAEKIVHTICGDCFEAISFFEGRHRSRKYDGTNFTGYHKDRNFRLLKEIIARDSLEDFVACSLPPFHV comes from the coding sequence TTGCAGATCGCTGTTGTCCCAGCTCAAAACGAGGAGAAACGCATCCAAACAGTGCTAATCAACCTCCTGTCTTTACCCCTGGACAAAATAGTGGCTGTTATTAACGGCTCGGAAGATCAGACGCTGGAAAGGGTATTAGCTATTGGCAATCCTAAAATCGAAGCACTCTACTTTCAAGAAAAGCTTGGCCTGGATGTCCCCCGGGCTATAGGAGCCAAGCGGGCTCTGGAGTTGGATGCGGATCTGGTTTTATTTCATGACGGGGATATGGTAGGGCACTTTAATAATAACCTGCTGGAACTGATTGAAGGTGTAAAACAGGGTTTGGATGTGGCCCTGACAGACTGCTACCCTGTCCCGCCCCAAAACAATGCCTTGGTCAATGAACTTTTAGCTTGCAGGAAAATGCTCAACGAAAAATTGGATTGGCTTGGCCAACTGGGCCTGGCTAATCCCTCCCACGGACCCCATGTGCTCTCCCGGAAAGCTTTATACACCATTCCACTTTACGAGCTGGCGGTTCCGCCTATGATTCTTGCCTATGCCAGGCTATATAATCTGAAAGTGGGTATAGCTACCCAAATCCCTCACCAGGAGCTTGGCTCCAGCATCAGGGGGGTGCTTCATGCAGAAAAAATAGTGCACACCATTTGCGGCGATTGCTTCGAAGCCATATCCTTTTTCGAAGGGCGCCACCGCTCGAGAAAATATGATGGGACGAATTTTACAGGTTACCATAAAGATAGAAATTTCCGACTTTTAAAAGAAATTATTGCCCGGGACTCGCTGGAAGATTTTGTGGCATGCAGCCTGCCGCCTTTTCACGTATAA
- a CDS encoding S1 family peptidase, with translation MDRIDRLLRRSRYDIMSVSNVVGVGKGLKMVRGETTNEHSVVVLVSKKMPASELKRGEKIPPKIYDVSTDIIEVGEIRLLGRTDYMRPAPPGISIGHYLISAGTFGAVVKDSATKKPLILSNNHVLANSSDGKDGRCKIGDPIYQPGPYDGGTKDQLIGYLERFVPIQREYVQSECPQAAAVEWAGNRIIRLVRPNYRMSLLKRSASDNLVDAAVATPVSPAAITPEILEIGPVKGVKEAKLGMKLKKSGRSSGINTSTVQVVATTLKVSMGDNDNVYFTDQIVAGPMASPGDSGSLVLDEDNNAVGLLFAGSDQSTVINRIQNVMELLQIEF, from the coding sequence ATGGATAGAATAGATAGGCTTTTGCGCAGAAGCCGCTATGACATAATGAGTGTTTCCAATGTGGTGGGCGTAGGCAAAGGTTTAAAAATGGTCAGGGGGGAAACAACAAACGAACATTCCGTAGTTGTCCTGGTCAGCAAAAAGATGCCTGCCAGTGAATTAAAAAGAGGAGAAAAAATCCCCCCTAAAATCTATGACGTGTCTACTGATATTATCGAGGTGGGGGAAATCCGTCTCCTGGGGAGAACCGACTATATGCGGCCCGCTCCTCCCGGCATCAGCATTGGACATTATCTGATCTCCGCCGGGACTTTCGGGGCGGTGGTTAAAGACAGCGCCACCAAGAAACCGCTTATTCTTTCCAACAACCACGTCTTAGCCAACAGCTCCGACGGCAAAGACGGTCGCTGTAAAATAGGGGACCCGATCTATCAGCCGGGACCCTACGACGGAGGAACAAAAGACCAGCTGATCGGCTATTTGGAAAGGTTTGTGCCTATCCAGCGGGAATACGTCCAGTCCGAATGCCCGCAGGCAGCAGCAGTTGAATGGGCGGGCAACAGGATTATCAGGCTGGTTCGCCCCAATTACAGGATGTCGCTACTTAAGAGGTCCGCGTCTGATAATTTGGTTGATGCCGCAGTGGCCACCCCCGTTTCTCCCGCCGCCATAACTCCGGAGATCCTGGAAATAGGTCCGGTGAAAGGGGTAAAAGAGGCCAAACTGGGCATGAAGCTCAAAAAGAGCGGTCGTTCCAGCGGAATTAACACCAGCACAGTGCAAGTGGTAGCCACCACCCTGAAAGTTAGCATGGGTGATAATGACAATGTCTATTTTACCGACCAAATAGTAGCAGGCCCCATGGCCAGCCCTGGCGACAGCGGCTCACTTGTTTTGGACGAAGATAATAACGCCGTGGGCCTCTTATTTGCCGGTTCCGACCAATCAACAGTGATTAACCGCATCCAAAATGTAATGGAACTGCTGCAGATTGAATTCTAA
- a CDS encoding cell wall hydrolase yields MRKKLPILLLCALLLTPTLAYAGTYYVQKGDSLFTIGQRYGVSAEYVRQTNGLKSVMIYPGQKLWVPDQKVNAYNYTVKKGDTLYNIAKKYGTTPQAIKATTGLKSDYLVPGQALLIPKTSAAKPVTYSTGQQTTKLASRAGSSAELRQETQKNKVSAEEFELLAKIVYGESRGEPFKGQVAVAAVVLNRVKSPKFPNTIKGVIFQPGAFTAVVDGQAYLNPDETAYKAVQAALDGWDPTNGALYYWNPAKTTNKWIWSKPIKMQIGSHVFAD; encoded by the coding sequence GTGCGCAAAAAACTGCCTATCTTATTGTTGTGCGCCTTGTTACTTACTCCCACATTGGCTTATGCAGGAACATATTATGTGCAAAAAGGGGATTCGCTTTTTACAATCGGCCAGCGGTACGGCGTTTCCGCTGAATATGTGCGCCAAACTAACGGCTTGAAATCGGTTATGATCTACCCGGGACAAAAACTCTGGGTGCCTGATCAAAAAGTCAATGCCTACAACTATACAGTAAAAAAAGGAGATACTTTATACAATATCGCTAAAAAGTACGGTACAACGCCTCAGGCTATCAAGGCTACCACAGGGCTAAAATCTGATTATCTCGTTCCGGGACAAGCCCTGCTTATTCCTAAAACAAGCGCCGCCAAGCCGGTGACTTACTCCACAGGACAGCAAACGACCAAGCTGGCCTCCAGGGCGGGAAGTTCCGCCGAATTGCGCCAGGAAACGCAGAAGAACAAGGTTTCTGCAGAGGAGTTTGAATTACTGGCCAAAATAGTGTATGGAGAATCCAGGGGAGAGCCATTTAAAGGTCAAGTTGCAGTAGCAGCCGTGGTATTAAACAGGGTAAAAAGTCCTAAGTTCCCTAACACCATCAAAGGGGTAATTTTTCAACCAGGGGCTTTTACGGCCGTAGTGGATGGACAGGCTTATCTGAACCCCGATGAAACCGCTTATAAAGCTGTACAGGCAGCTTTAGACGGATGGGACCCCACCAATGGAGCCTTGTATTACTGGAACCCAGCCAAAACAACCAATAAATGGATTTGGTCTAAACCGATTAAAATGCAAATAGGCAGCCATGTATTTGCTGACTAG
- a CDS encoding YbaB/EbfC family nucleoid-associated protein — MGLNLDDLFAQANKFKESMAQAKQLLDSRTIEVSGGHGAVVVVISGLAKIKVIRLAPDALTLLGREGLESTLVSTVNEAFDRSKDLAAKTMSELTGFNLENISELF, encoded by the coding sequence ATGGGATTGAATTTAGACGATTTATTTGCCCAGGCCAATAAGTTTAAGGAAAGCATGGCCCAGGCCAAACAGCTGTTGGACAGCAGAACTATTGAGGTATCAGGCGGACATGGAGCAGTAGTTGTGGTTATCTCAGGTTTAGCCAAAATAAAGGTAATACGTCTGGCTCCCGATGCTCTCACTTTGCTTGGTCGGGAGGGGCTGGAGTCTACTCTCGTCAGCACCGTTAACGAAGCTTTCGACCGCTCAAAAGACCTGGCTGCCAAAACCATGTCAGAATTAACCGGCTTTAATCTAGAGAATATTTCCGAATTATTCTAG
- the yabG gene encoding sporulation peptidase YabG — protein MAIIKPGDIVVRKSYGGDIYFKVLEVKNGTCTLKGMDVRLLADSPLDDLEVKGAEEIFMHRHETIKLNLSCLRRIRSFRSLNRVKYEDLRYRAGKDTVDFFDVPGRVLHLDGDEEYLNKCLENYMQLNVPVEGFHIPESEQPKVVQKLIREYRPDILVLTGHDAVVKGIKDFTDLNSYRHSKYFVEAVKKARELNNDLDDLIIFAGACQSHYEEILRAGANFASAPQRVLIHAFDPVFIVEKIAYTPINETISIKDIIQQTITGDDGVGGVQTRGKYRLGYPKSPY, from the coding sequence ATGGCGATAATAAAACCTGGCGATATTGTGGTGCGTAAATCCTACGGCGGAGATATATATTTTAAAGTGTTGGAAGTAAAAAATGGAACCTGCACGTTAAAAGGTATGGATGTAAGGCTCCTGGCCGATTCTCCGCTAGATGATCTGGAAGTCAAGGGAGCCGAGGAAATTTTTATGCACAGACATGAAACCATTAAGCTAAACTTGTCCTGCCTTCGCCGGATACGATCTTTCCGCAGTCTTAACCGGGTAAAGTATGAAGATTTGCGGTACCGGGCAGGAAAGGATACAGTTGATTTTTTTGATGTGCCGGGGCGGGTGCTGCATCTGGATGGGGATGAAGAGTATTTAAATAAGTGCTTGGAAAACTACATGCAGCTCAATGTACCGGTCGAAGGCTTCCATATTCCCGAAAGTGAGCAGCCTAAAGTAGTCCAGAAACTCATCAGGGAGTACAGGCCCGATATTCTGGTTTTGACCGGACACGATGCTGTTGTCAAAGGCATAAAAGATTTTACGGATTTAAACAGTTACCGCCATTCCAAATATTTTGTGGAGGCGGTTAAAAAGGCTCGGGAGCTGAACAACGACTTGGATGACCTGATTATTTTCGCCGGCGCCTGCCAGTCTCATTATGAAGAGATTCTTCGGGCAGGAGCTAATTTCGCCAGTGCGCCGCAGCGAGTCCTGATCCATGCTTTTGACCCGGTATTTATTGTTGAAAAAATTGCTTATACGCCAATTAACGAGACTATTAGCATCAAGGATATCATCCAGCAGACGATTACAGGAGATGATGGTGTGGGCGGGGTACAAACCAGGGGCAAGTACCGCCTGGGCTATCCTAAATCACCCTATTAG